In the genome of Paenibacillus antri, one region contains:
- a CDS encoding ABC transporter permease: protein MEVPIARHGMTKRLARRQFKSNLLLLSPALVLFVAIFFIPILILLTTSFQVNEIEKSIWEKSFTFDNYARFFAEPYFVKSILRTIWTGIVVVPITIAVGYLVAYIIYRSKAGMKTGLITLVLTPSFSGVLLQSLGLYIIFARYGPVNATLLNLGWVEAPINFLGTFGAVVVSLVHGFLPFMVLAILNSLRSIPANVLEASRSLGADSWTTFLKVTLPLTRGGIMAGSVLVFGGVIGSFSTLVIIGQSKVQLVGLVIYQQALRIFDWSFASVISVALILILASFVAFFALFMKAMGGRKHA, encoded by the coding sequence GTGGAAGTTCCTATCGCGCGACACGGCATGACGAAGCGGCTTGCGAGGCGGCAATTCAAGTCCAACCTGCTGCTGCTTTCTCCCGCTCTCGTGTTGTTCGTCGCCATCTTCTTCATTCCGATCCTGATTTTGCTGACGACGAGCTTCCAGGTCAACGAAATCGAGAAGTCGATCTGGGAGAAGTCGTTCACGTTCGACAATTACGCGCGGTTTTTCGCGGAGCCGTACTTCGTCAAGTCGATCCTCCGCACGATATGGACGGGAATCGTCGTCGTCCCGATCACGATCGCGGTCGGGTACCTCGTCGCTTACATCATCTATCGGTCGAAGGCCGGGATGAAGACCGGATTGATTACGTTGGTATTGACGCCTTCCTTCAGCGGCGTCCTTCTGCAGTCGCTGGGCCTGTATATCATCTTCGCGAGATACGGTCCGGTCAACGCGACCCTGCTGAATCTGGGCTGGGTGGAGGCGCCGATCAATTTCCTCGGCACCTTCGGGGCGGTCGTCGTCTCGCTCGTGCACGGCTTCCTGCCGTTCATGGTGCTCGCCATTCTGAACTCCCTGCGGTCGATTCCGGCGAACGTGCTGGAGGCGTCGAGAAGCCTCGGAGCCGATTCATGGACGACGTTCCTCAAGGTGACGCTGCCGCTGACGCGCGGGGGCATCATGGCCGGGTCCGTGCTCGTGTTCGGCGGCGTCATCGGCTCCTTCTCCACCTTGGTCATCATCGGTCAATCGAAGGTGCAGCTGGTCGGCCTAGTTATCTACCAACAAGCGCTGCGCATCTTCGACTGGTCGTTCGCCTCCGTCATCTCGGTCGCGTTGATCTTGATCTTGGCGTCGTTCGTCGCGTTCTTCGCGCTGTTCATGAAGGCGATGGGAGGGAGAAAGCATGCTTAG
- a CDS encoding ABC transporter permease, protein MLSAGTEKGLGWLLKAVYVVAGFLCFLFIVAPSLLLVLAAFSEAKYFSFPPKGFSLHWFQEMAAHAGYRQSVVRSIEIATLSTLLSVGVALPTALSLKKSGNKTIEAIVLAPLFFPLVIWALGLIQFYGMIGFSRSSFSIILAHTVMIMPFVFRIILQSMREMSGWLEEAAYSLGAGKWRTFLKVTLPIVAPGILVGAIFGFLVSFTDVTLTMFIAGSGEATFPVRVYSEQIQGLNPIVLAWSVVFTVLIFVMSFVGEKIGRWSRFF, encoded by the coding sequence ATGCTTAGCGCCGGCACGGAGAAAGGACTCGGGTGGCTGCTCAAAGCCGTCTACGTCGTTGCGGGCTTCCTCTGCTTCTTGTTTATCGTCGCTCCTTCGCTGCTGCTCGTGCTCGCGGCGTTCAGCGAGGCGAAGTACTTCTCCTTCCCGCCGAAGGGCTTCAGTCTGCATTGGTTCCAGGAGATGGCGGCGCACGCCGGATATCGCCAATCGGTCGTGCGCAGCATCGAGATCGCGACGTTGTCCACGCTGCTCTCGGTCGGGGTGGCGCTGCCGACGGCGCTTTCGCTCAAGAAGTCGGGGAACAAGACGATCGAAGCGATCGTGCTCGCGCCGCTCTTTTTCCCATTGGTCATATGGGCGCTCGGGTTGATCCAGTTTTACGGCATGATCGGCTTTTCCCGGTCGTCGTTCTCCATCATTCTGGCGCACACGGTCATGATCATGCCGTTCGTGTTCCGGATCATCCTGCAGAGCATGCGGGAGATGAGCGGGTGGCTGGAGGAGGCGGCGTACAGCTTAGGCGCGGGCAAATGGCGGACGTTCCTGAAGGTGACGCTGCCGATCGTCGCGCCGGGCATTCTCGTCGGGGCCATATTCGGCTTCCTAGTGTCGTTCACCGACGTGACGCTGACGATGTTCATCGCCGGCTCGGGCGAAGCGACGTTCCCGGTGCGGGTGTATTCGGAGCAGATCCAAGGCCTCAATCCGATCGTTCTGGCTTGGTCGGTCGTGTTCACGGTCCTCATCTTCGTTATGTCGTTCGTAGGCGAGAAGATCGGCCGTTGGTCGCGGTTTTTCTAA
- a CDS encoding ABC transporter ATP-binding protein, with amino-acid sequence MSELTLESVTKQFRGVEVLSDIRMDVKDGEFICLLGPSGSGKSTILRIVGGFEHADSGSVRLDGQDIQELPPNKRNFGFVFQDYALFPHMTVEGNIAFGLKTRKLPSDVVKDRIASALKLVGLTGLEKRYPAQLSGGQRQRVAIARVVALQPSLLLFDEPLSNLDAKLRRQIRIEMKTLQQELGITTIMVTHDQEEAVTLGDRIAVLQNGVIQQYGAPMELYNAPANAFVAGFLGDPPINFLNASVVMEDGRPGMRLGEEFRRLTSEGLPTSTLPKEAVVGIRPEDIRLSDTEGVPGVVKIVERLGAYVLTYVAVAFSETPLCCLAPNEVAPQAGQRVRLRFDPDKTLVFDARTTKLLPGVRLEAPTPIHS; translated from the coding sequence ATGAGCGAATTGACGTTAGAATCCGTTACGAAGCAGTTCCGCGGGGTCGAAGTGTTAAGCGACATCCGAATGGACGTGAAGGACGGGGAATTCATCTGTCTGCTCGGTCCGAGCGGCTCGGGGAAGAGTACGATACTGCGGATCGTCGGCGGCTTCGAGCACGCGGATTCGGGCTCGGTGCGGCTGGACGGCCAAGACATTCAAGAGCTGCCGCCGAACAAGCGCAACTTCGGGTTCGTCTTTCAGGACTACGCGTTATTCCCTCACATGACGGTGGAGGGCAACATCGCGTTCGGTCTGAAGACGCGGAAGCTGCCGTCCGACGTCGTCAAGGACCGTATCGCGTCGGCGTTGAAGCTCGTCGGCTTGACGGGCCTCGAGAAGCGGTACCCGGCGCAGCTGTCCGGCGGCCAGCGGCAGCGGGTGGCGATCGCGAGAGTCGTGGCGCTTCAGCCGTCGCTGCTGTTATTCGACGAGCCGCTGTCGAACCTCGACGCGAAGCTTCGTCGGCAAATTCGGATCGAGATGAAGACGCTGCAGCAGGAGCTCGGCATTACCACGATCATGGTGACGCACGATCAAGAGGAAGCGGTGACGCTCGGCGACCGGATCGCCGTGCTGCAGAACGGCGTCATTCAACAATACGGCGCGCCGATGGAGCTGTACAACGCGCCGGCGAACGCGTTCGTCGCGGGGTTCCTTGGCGACCCGCCGATCAATTTCCTGAACGCATCGGTGGTGATGGAGGACGGCCGGCCGGGCATGCGGCTCGGCGAGGAGTTCCGGAGGTTGACTTCCGAGGGGCTGCCGACGTCTACCCTGCCGAAGGAAGCGGTCGTCGGCATTCGTCCCGAGGACATTCGGCTGTCCGATACGGAAGGCGTCCCCGGCGTCGTGAAGATCGTGGAGCGGTTAGGCGCATACGTTCTGACGTACGTCGCCGTCGCGTTCTCCGAGACGCCGCTCTGCTGTCTCGCGCCGAACGAGGTCGCGCCGCAGGCCGGACAACGCGTAAGGCTTCGGTTCGATCCGGACAAGACGCTCGTCTTCGACGCGCGGACGACGAAGCTGCTGCCGGGCGTCCGACTGGAGGCGCCGACTCCGATTCACAGCTAG
- a CDS encoding CocE/NonD family hydrolase codes for MQFGGVRLQRNVTCVLRDGVKLYADVYCPNGTDPLPVLLMRQPYGKSLASTVVCAHPVWYANQGYMVVVQDVRGRGESEGEFYPYLHEASDGYDAVEWAAKLPRSNGKVGMYGFSYQGATQWAAASLRPPHLAAIAPAMCASDMYRGAFYPRGSFALGELRTWAFQLARDSARRAGDAEAEAYCTRMMAGAGGASQLPISDADDALARYFPAYYDWVEHPEYDAYWEQFHWLKPGSNATVPALLIGGWYDYILDGTLLSYETLQGLRIEKGEAPCDRLLIGPWDHIPWGRLAGGVDHGPAADGNVHREQLRWFDYWLKGEEGALPANEPRVLYYEPGGGAWRRADALPGTRAEAAGKRTLYLGNDGRPANGALGGGRLNAEKGAPSVDIPDVFVYDARLPMRVDSYLPVDRSRAQERYEILVYTGEPLAEAISLLGAPTVTVRCQALGGPTDLVAVLTAVEPDGRARLLSVGRAEIDSGACPADDGPCEATVPMRMTAARLPAGARLRLELTGSAFPLFARHMNGVRLAEQFGLGPEHLHMATVAVYANGTSSYLELPLAPATHNETQNE; via the coding sequence ATGCAATTCGGAGGCGTTCGGCTGCAGCGCAATGTGACGTGCGTCCTAAGGGACGGCGTGAAGCTTTACGCGGACGTATATTGTCCGAACGGGACGGATCCGCTGCCGGTACTGCTCATGCGTCAGCCGTACGGCAAGTCGCTGGCTTCGACGGTGGTGTGCGCGCATCCGGTCTGGTACGCGAATCAGGGCTACATGGTCGTCGTGCAGGACGTACGCGGCCGGGGGGAGTCCGAGGGCGAGTTTTACCCTTACCTCCACGAAGCTTCGGACGGGTACGACGCGGTCGAGTGGGCGGCGAAGCTGCCGCGTTCGAACGGCAAGGTGGGCATGTACGGATTCTCGTACCAAGGGGCGACCCAGTGGGCGGCGGCGTCGCTTCGACCTCCGCATTTGGCGGCGATCGCGCCGGCGATGTGCGCGTCGGATATGTACCGCGGCGCGTTCTACCCGCGGGGAAGCTTCGCGCTCGGCGAGCTGCGGACGTGGGCGTTCCAGCTGGCCCGGGATTCGGCTCGACGCGCGGGCGACGCCGAGGCGGAAGCGTACTGCACGCGCATGATGGCCGGCGCGGGCGGAGCCTCGCAGCTGCCGATTTCCGACGCGGACGACGCGCTCGCCCGCTATTTTCCGGCTTATTACGATTGGGTCGAACATCCCGAATACGATGCGTATTGGGAGCAGTTCCATTGGTTGAAACCAGGTTCGAACGCGACGGTGCCGGCGCTGCTGATCGGCGGTTGGTACGATTATATATTGGACGGAACGCTCCTGAGCTACGAGACGCTGCAGGGGCTCCGAATAGAGAAGGGCGAGGCGCCCTGCGACCGGCTGTTGATCGGGCCGTGGGATCACATCCCGTGGGGGCGCCTCGCGGGCGGCGTCGATCACGGGCCGGCAGCCGACGGGAACGTGCATCGCGAGCAGCTGAGGTGGTTCGACTACTGGCTTAAGGGCGAAGAAGGCGCGCTGCCCGCGAACGAACCCCGGGTGCTGTATTACGAGCCCGGAGGCGGCGCTTGGCGCCGCGCGGACGCGCTGCCCGGGACGAGGGCGGAAGCCGCCGGGAAGCGCACGTTGTACTTAGGGAACGACGGGCGCCCGGCGAACGGGGCGCTCGGCGGCGGCAGGCTGAACGCGGAGAAGGGCGCGCCGTCCGTCGATATTCCCGACGTGTTCGTCTATGACGCCAGGCTTCCGATGCGGGTGGATTCGTATCTCCCCGTCGACCGAAGCCGGGCGCAGGAGCGTTACGAAATTCTCGTGTACACCGGGGAGCCGCTGGCCGAGGCGATCTCGCTGCTCGGGGCGCCGACCGTGACCGTGAGATGCCAAGCGCTGGGCGGACCGACGGACCTCGTCGCCGTCCTGACGGCGGTCGAACCGGACGGCCGGGCGCGCCTGTTGTCCGTCGGCCGCGCGGAGATCGATTCGGGCGCGTGTCCGGCCGACGACGGGCCTTGCGAGGCGACGGTGCCGATGCGCATGACGGCGGCGCGGCTGCCCGCGGGCGCGAGGCTGCGGCTGGAGCTGACGGGCAGCGCCTTCCCCCTCTTCGCCAGACATATGAACGGCGTGCGCCTCGCGGAGCAGTTCGGCCTCGGCCCGGAGCATCTCCACATGGCGACGGTCGCCGTCTACGCGAACGGAACGTCCTCCTATCTGGAGCTTCCGCTCGCGCCTGCGACCCATAACGAAACTCAGAACGAATAG
- a CDS encoding cupin domain-containing protein gives MKEMTAGTFETCAVHKISASDTNKFVLLCDGSQAGFVSVVEIFEPGGQTPPNIHKEAQEYFYVLYGEGVAIVDEARVPLKQGSFMVVPPQSTHQVLNTGASRLYTLTTMVPDEDFSDLIKAGPKAELDEEDKRVLSGAIAGS, from the coding sequence ATGAAAGAGATGACGGCAGGAACGTTCGAGACGTGCGCGGTGCATAAAATTTCGGCGTCGGACACGAACAAATTCGTGCTGCTGTGCGACGGCTCGCAAGCCGGCTTCGTATCCGTGGTCGAAATTTTCGAGCCGGGCGGTCAGACGCCCCCTAATATTCATAAAGAGGCGCAAGAGTACTTTTACGTGCTGTACGGCGAAGGCGTAGCGATCGTCGACGAAGCTCGCGTCCCGCTGAAGCAGGGCTCCTTCATGGTCGTGCCGCCGCAATCCACGCACCAAGTCTTGAACACGGGCGCGAGCCGGCTGTACACGTTAACGACGATGGTGCCGGACGAGGACTTCTCCGATCTGATCAAGGCGGGTCCGAAGGCCGAGCTGGACGAAGAAGACAAGCGGGTGTTGTCCGGCGCGATCGCAGGATCGTAA
- a CDS encoding amidase, whose protein sequence is MRDAWNAFFDRGMTLAPTSVGPLSGMRFAAKDIFELRGYVAGAGSPEWRSTHEPAANDAEAVERLLRSGAELTGTTHTDELMYSLNGENYHYGTPLNPKAPRHIPGGSSSGSAVAVAAGEVDFALGSDTGGSIRIPASYCGIYGFRPTHGAVPDTGMVPLAPSFDTVGWLARDAATLRRVGDALLPAPAEAPSGFRRLLAAEDAFAAADPACAAAARAVLKQVEAVSGPAAAVTVSEEGLERWMNCFRLLQGSEIWRTHGAWVERVKPRFGPGVAERFAWARTIRPEETESELELRERIRQRMAALLGEDGILVMPTAPAGPPPRNTVGPELEKRRKATLQMCCAAGLAGLPQLTMPLVEWNGLPAGVSFLAGPGQDARLLAWAESISRSLALVSVATT, encoded by the coding sequence ATGAGGGATGCGTGGAACGCCTTCTTCGACCGCGGCATGACGCTGGCGCCGACTTCGGTAGGACCGTTGTCCGGGATGCGCTTCGCGGCGAAAGATATTTTCGAGCTTCGCGGGTACGTCGCCGGCGCGGGCAGCCCCGAATGGAGAAGCACGCACGAGCCGGCGGCGAACGACGCCGAAGCCGTCGAACGGCTGCTGCGATCGGGCGCCGAGCTGACCGGGACGACGCACACCGACGAGTTGATGTATAGCTTGAACGGCGAAAATTACCATTACGGGACTCCCTTAAACCCGAAGGCGCCGCGCCACATTCCGGGCGGCTCCTCCAGCGGGTCGGCGGTCGCCGTGGCCGCGGGGGAGGTCGACTTCGCGCTCGGGAGCGACACCGGCGGATCGATCCGCATCCCGGCGAGCTACTGCGGGATCTACGGCTTTCGGCCGACGCACGGCGCCGTTCCCGATACGGGCATGGTGCCGCTCGCGCCGTCGTTCGACACGGTCGGCTGGCTGGCGCGAGACGCCGCGACGCTGCGCCGCGTCGGCGACGCTTTGCTTCCCGCGCCGGCGGAAGCGCCGTCGGGCTTCCGCCGGCTGCTGGCGGCGGAGGATGCGTTCGCCGCCGCCGACCCGGCGTGCGCGGCCGCCGCGAGAGCGGTCCTGAAGCAAGTCGAGGCGGTCTCCGGACCGGCCGCTGCCGTCACCGTATCCGAGGAAGGGCTGGAGCGGTGGATGAACTGCTTCCGGCTGCTCCAGGGCTCGGAAATATGGCGGACGCACGGCGCTTGGGTGGAGCGCGTCAAGCCTCGCTTCGGTCCCGGCGTCGCCGAGCGGTTCGCCTGGGCGCGCACGATTCGTCCCGAGGAGACGGAGTCCGAGCTCGAGCTCCGGGAACGCATCCGGCAGCGGATGGCGGCGCTGCTCGGCGAGGACGGCATCCTCGTCATGCCGACGGCTCCGGCCGGACCGCCCCCCCGCAACACGGTCGGTCCCGAGCTCGAGAAGCGGCGGAAGGCCACGCTTCAGATGTGCTGCGCGGCGGGTCTCGCGGGCTTGCCGCAGCTGACGATGCCGCTCGTCGAATGGAACGGGCTGCCGGCAGGCGTCTCGTTCCTCGCGGGACCGGGACAGGATGCGCGCCTGCTCGCCTGGGCCGAATCGATCTCGCGCTCGCTCGCTCTCGTCTCGGTCGCGACGACGTGA
- a CDS encoding cysteine hydrolase family protein: MNKLGHAANHWTVSKEHVDLRRSARRSRVVEFAAEPQRLTLDLSKSALVIVDMQNDFCSASGWLDYIGADYAPARAPIEPINRLAKTFREDGVPIVWLNWGNRPDRMNLSPSVLHVYNAAGDDVGIGGPLPGNGSRVLEKGSWGASIVDELEAAPTDIHVDKYRMSGFWDTPLDSILRNLRVDTLFFAGVNVDQCVMATLQDAVCLGYDSVLLRDCSATTSPAFCAEATMYNVKQCYGFVADSTAVLAGREAAPS; the protein is encoded by the coding sequence ATGAACAAGCTTGGGCATGCAGCGAACCATTGGACCGTCTCCAAGGAGCATGTGGATCTCCGAAGATCGGCGCGGCGCTCGAGAGTCGTCGAATTCGCGGCGGAGCCGCAGCGCCTCACCTTGGACTTATCGAAGAGCGCGCTCGTGATCGTGGATATGCAGAACGATTTCTGCAGCGCGTCGGGGTGGCTCGACTATATCGGAGCGGACTACGCGCCCGCGCGGGCGCCTATCGAGCCGATCAATCGGCTCGCGAAGACGTTCCGGGAGGACGGCGTGCCGATCGTCTGGTTGAATTGGGGCAATCGCCCGGATCGGATGAACTTAAGTCCTTCCGTGCTTCACGTGTACAACGCGGCCGGCGACGACGTAGGCATCGGCGGTCCGCTGCCTGGCAACGGGTCGAGGGTGCTGGAGAAAGGAAGCTGGGGGGCTTCGATCGTCGACGAGCTCGAGGCGGCGCCGACCGATATCCATGTCGATAAATACCGGATGAGCGGCTTCTGGGATACGCCGCTCGACAGCATCTTGAGGAACCTGCGCGTCGATACGCTGTTTTTCGCCGGGGTGAACGTCGATCAATGCGTCATGGCGACGCTGCAGGACGCGGTCTGCCTCGGCTATGACAGCGTGCTGCTCCGGGATTGCAGCGCGACGACGTCTCCCGCCTTCTGCGCGGAGGCCACGATGTACAACGTCAAGCAGTGTTACGGCTTCGTCGCGGATTCGACGGCGGTGCTCGCGGGACGGGAGGCGGCTCCTTCATGA
- a CDS encoding fumarylacetoacetate hydrolase family protein: protein MKLFTLLVDGEETAAIAAPRGLVLVERVNRELGTGWKTTVFEMLEAGQTSEMAAWHRAEGGERIAALDGIPYGRAAYAPLYRRPRKIWGIGFNYAANEEELRQADPDAEPVGFLKPDTALIGPGDPIRLPAQSERTVAEAELAIVIGKPCKNVPEEEAERYVAGFAAVFDMSADDIHQRNPRFLTRAKSFDTFFSFGSELVTPDEYPDVLDIEVRAALNGETMHRNVLRNMRFRPWQTVAFHSKVMTLLPGDVIMTGTPGAVVIRAGDTVECSIDGLTPLANPIVREP from the coding sequence ATGAAGCTGTTCACGCTGCTCGTCGACGGCGAGGAGACGGCCGCGATCGCGGCGCCCCGCGGCTTAGTTTTGGTGGAGCGCGTCAATCGCGAGTTGGGTACGGGCTGGAAGACGACCGTCTTCGAGATGCTGGAAGCCGGACAGACGAGCGAGATGGCCGCCTGGCACCGCGCGGAGGGGGGAGAGCGGATCGCGGCGCTCGACGGGATCCCGTACGGCCGCGCGGCGTACGCCCCCTTGTACCGGCGCCCGCGGAAAATATGGGGCATCGGGTTCAACTACGCGGCGAACGAAGAGGAGCTGAGGCAGGCGGATCCGGACGCGGAGCCGGTCGGGTTCCTGAAGCCCGACACGGCGCTCATCGGTCCGGGCGATCCGATTCGGCTCCCCGCTCAATCCGAGCGAACGGTCGCGGAGGCGGAGCTGGCGATCGTGATCGGGAAGCCGTGCAAGAACGTGCCGGAGGAAGAGGCGGAGCGGTACGTCGCCGGGTTCGCCGCCGTGTTCGACATGTCCGCGGACGATATCCATCAACGGAACCCCCGGTTTTTGACCCGAGCGAAGAGCTTCGACACGTTCTTCAGCTTCGGCTCGGAGCTGGTTACGCCGGACGAATATCCGGACGTGCTGGACATCGAGGTCCGCGCGGCGTTGAACGGCGAGACGATGCATCGCAACGTCCTCCGCAATATGCGGTTCCGGCCGTGGCAGACGGTGGCCTTCCACTCCAAGGTCATGACGCTGCTGCCGGGAGACGTAATTATGACGGGCACTCCCGGAGCGGTCGTCATTCGGGCCGGGGATACGGTGGAATGCAGCATCGACGGATTGACGCCGCTCGCGAATCCGATCGTTCGCGAACCCTAG
- the ggt gene encoding gamma-glutamyltransferase produces MHKSMIGTETMVVSPHALASAAGAAMLQRGGNAFDAAVAVSACLAVVYPHMTGLGGDSFWLSYTPSEGRVRAYNGSGRSGRNATRAAFEGETAIPARGPRSVVTVPGMVDAWAAMLDRYGRLSFGEALEPAIRYATGGFPLSGDQYENTAARFALLSAAPVTKDIYAPGGRVPPKGSRFVQRELGDSLRVLAQGGRDAFYGGSIAQEIVAYLQRNGGLLTLDDFADHRGDWVEPLSGTYRGYDVYQAPPNSQGFTGIMTLNLLERFDLAGAVEEGSFEYYHLLVEALKLSFRDRDAYLTDPAFAAIPLDRLLSKTYAAELAWEIRMDRAREANAEPIGNDTAYAAVVDREGNAVSFIQSLYFEFGSAVTAGSTGILLQNRGSYFSLDSNHVNTLEPRKRTFHTLMPAMVCKDGKPYVLYGTQGGEGQPQTQTALLTRMLDYGFDPQSAVSAPRFVWGRTWGEATQELKTERRIDEAVREALARAGHRVVELPAFDGKVGHAHAIVIDDEGFRHGGTDPRADGAAIGR; encoded by the coding sequence ATGCATAAATCGATGATCGGTACCGAAACGATGGTCGTCAGCCCGCATGCGTTGGCTTCCGCCGCGGGCGCGGCGATGCTGCAGCGCGGCGGCAACGCGTTCGACGCCGCCGTGGCGGTCAGCGCGTGCCTCGCCGTCGTGTATCCGCATATGACGGGGCTCGGAGGCGACTCGTTCTGGCTGTCGTATACCCCGTCGGAGGGAAGGGTTCGGGCCTACAACGGAAGCGGGCGATCCGGACGGAACGCGACGCGGGCCGCCTTCGAAGGGGAGACCGCGATCCCGGCGCGAGGCCCGCGGAGCGTCGTAACGGTGCCCGGGATGGTCGACGCCTGGGCGGCCATGCTGGATCGGTACGGACGCTTGTCCTTCGGCGAAGCGTTAGAGCCCGCCATCCGCTATGCGACGGGAGGATTCCCGTTGTCAGGAGACCAATACGAAAATACGGCCGCGCGATTCGCGCTGCTGTCGGCCGCGCCCGTAACGAAGGACATCTACGCGCCCGGGGGGCGCGTGCCGCCGAAGGGGAGCCGGTTCGTGCAGCGCGAGCTCGGAGACAGTCTGCGGGTGCTTGCGCAGGGAGGAAGGGATGCCTTCTACGGAGGCTCCATCGCCCAGGAGATCGTCGCGTACCTGCAGCGGAACGGGGGGTTGTTGACCTTGGACGACTTCGCCGATCACCGAGGCGATTGGGTCGAGCCGCTGTCCGGCACCTACAGAGGATACGACGTCTATCAAGCGCCTCCGAACTCGCAAGGCTTCACGGGCATTATGACGCTGAATCTGCTGGAGCGCTTCGACCTCGCCGGCGCCGTCGAAGAGGGCTCGTTCGAGTATTACCATTTGCTCGTAGAGGCGCTTAAGCTAAGCTTCCGGGACCGCGACGCATACTTGACGGACCCGGCCTTCGCCGCTATTCCGCTGGATCGACTGCTCTCGAAGACGTACGCGGCCGAGCTGGCGTGGGAGATTCGCATGGACCGCGCCCGGGAAGCGAACGCCGAGCCGATCGGCAACGATACGGCGTACGCCGCGGTCGTCGACCGGGAAGGGAACGCGGTGTCCTTCATTCAGAGCTTGTATTTCGAGTTCGGATCTGCCGTGACGGCGGGTTCGACCGGCATTTTGCTGCAGAATCGCGGCTCTTACTTTTCGCTGGATTCGAACCACGTCAATACGTTGGAGCCGAGGAAACGCACCTTCCACACGCTCATGCCGGCGATGGTCTGCAAGGACGGGAAGCCGTATGTGCTGTACGGCACGCAGGGCGGGGAAGGGCAGCCGCAGACGCAGACGGCGCTGCTCACGCGCATGCTCGACTACGGCTTCGATCCGCAAAGCGCGGTATCCGCGCCACGCTTCGTGTGGGGCCGCACCTGGGGCGAAGCGACGCAGGAGCTGAAGACGGAACGCCGAATCGACGAAGCCGTTCGCGAGGCGTTGGCCCGGGCGGGGCATCGCGTCGTAGAGCTGCCGGCGTTCGACGGCAAGGTCGGCCACGCGCATGCGATTGTGATCGACGACGAAGGCTTCCGTCACGGGGGAACCGATCCGCGGGCGGACGGCGCCGCGATCGGGCGGTAA
- a CDS encoding DMT family transporter has product MIYLVIASLSWSLVGVLVKTAAFQFDPYTITFARFSIGVLALAGFALATRHSLKPAVLNRWIWVGAIGKSVNYLFENVGVSQGFAYGNVLVFPTQTVVLLLLGIFLFKEKLSGKSWTAAAIVVAGVLLITWNGRPLSAPLGEQGWLALVFIASGVGAALHLFSQKMLLDAMKDVSMNYSIFLWASLLCTLPLPVAADWSGTFVPGAWAAAAALGLITGLSFLLSSKGMRSVKFSVAAIVFNLPVLFTVLWAVVFYREPVTAYIAGGAVVVAVGMTMLNWPSRARSAA; this is encoded by the coding sequence ATGATCTATCTCGTTATCGCATCGCTTAGTTGGAGCTTAGTCGGCGTACTGGTCAAGACGGCGGCCTTCCAGTTCGATCCATATACGATCACGTTCGCGCGCTTCTCGATCGGCGTGCTGGCGCTGGCGGGCTTCGCGCTGGCAACGCGGCATTCGCTGAAGCCTGCCGTCCTGAACCGTTGGATATGGGTCGGGGCGATCGGGAAGAGCGTCAATTATTTGTTCGAAAATGTCGGCGTCTCGCAAGGCTTCGCGTACGGCAACGTGCTGGTGTTTCCGACGCAAACGGTCGTGCTGCTGCTGCTCGGCATCTTCTTGTTTAAGGAGAAGTTGTCCGGGAAGAGCTGGACGGCGGCGGCCATCGTCGTCGCGGGCGTTCTGCTGATTACGTGGAACGGGCGCCCGTTGTCGGCGCCCTTGGGCGAGCAGGGTTGGCTTGCCCTCGTCTTCATCGCCTCCGGCGTCGGGGCGGCGCTCCATTTGTTCAGCCAGAAGATGCTGCTCGACGCGATGAAGGACGTGTCGATGAACTATTCGATCTTTTTATGGGCCTCGCTCTTGTGCACGCTGCCGCTGCCCGTCGCCGCCGACTGGAGCGGGACGTTCGTCCCCGGCGCGTGGGCGGCCGCCGCGGCGCTCGGGCTGATCACGGGACTCAGCTTCCTTCTCTCCTCCAAGGGGATGCGCTCGGTGAAGTTTTCCGTCGCGGCGATCGTCTTCAACTTGCCCGTCTTGTTCACCGTGCTTTGGGCGGTCGTGTTTTACCGCGAGCCGGTAACGGCGTACATCGCGGGCGGCGCGGTCGTCGTGGCGGTCGGCATGACGATGTTGAATTGGCCGTCGCGCGCGCGGAGCGCGGCGTGA